Proteins encoded by one window of Vitis vinifera cultivar Pinot Noir 40024 chromosome 10, ASM3070453v1:
- the LOC100260488 gene encoding cysteine-rich receptor-like protein kinase 29, which yields MAPEYAMHGNFSVKLDVYSFGVLILEIVSGQKNNCSGNGENAEDLISFAWRSWRDGSVSNLIDPSVSSGSRSEIMRCIHIGLLCVQENVADRPTMASVVLMLSSYSLTVPLPSQPAFFLHGSMGPETPLLQDSDSGVTKSSDNVSAGMSVNETSITELHPR from the exons ATGGCTCCTGAATATGCAATGCATGGGAACTTCTCGGTTAAGTTAGATGTCTATAGTTTTGGTGTGTTGATTTTGGAAATAGTCAGCGGTCAAAAGAACAATTGTTCCGGCAATGGGGAGAATGCGGAAGACCTTATAAGCTTT GCATGGAGAAGTTGGAGGGATGGATCAGTTTCAAATTTGATAGATCCTTCTGTGAGCTCTGGTTCAAGAAGTGAAATTATGAGATGCATACATATTGGGTTGTTATGTGTTCAAGAAAATGTAGCTGACAGACCAACAATGGCTTCAGTTGTTCTTATGCTTAGTAGCTACTCTCTCACTGTCCCATTACCTTCACAACCTGCTTTCTTCTTGCACGGTAGCATGGGCCCAGAGACACCCTTGCTACAGGATTCTGATTCTGGAGTAACCAAGTCTTCTGATAATGTTTCAGCAGGCATGTCCGTAAATGAGACCTCAATTACTGAGCTCCACCCTCGTTAG